In one window of Pleomorphomonas sp. T1.2MG-36 DNA:
- a CDS encoding class I SAM-dependent methyltransferase: MPAVLGPRLASEQVSSLLVTEGWDDYRLLDMGEGEKLERYGALTVIRPEPQAMGPRRLAPSVWAAAGAAFTGDVEEDGPGRWRTEPGIGTAWEMRVMGLPVVCQLTAFRHVGIFAEQIAHWTWMVERLKAHRGPEKPKLLNLFGYTGIASLIAAEAGAEVTHVDASKKSVAWGRENQALAGLDAAPIRWIVDDAVKFAEREVRRGKRYDGILLDPPRFGRGPDGEVWSLEADLPHLLDLTRQILAPGPAFAVLTAYAIRASFLSIHEITADLLGHRPGTIASGELAVRETGDAERPGRLLATSMFSRFIGA, from the coding sequence ATGCCGGCCGTTCTCGGCCCGCGTCTCGCCAGCGAGCAGGTGAGCTCGCTGCTGGTCACCGAGGGTTGGGACGACTACCGCCTTCTGGATATGGGCGAGGGCGAGAAACTCGAACGCTACGGCGCGCTCACCGTCATCAGGCCCGAGCCGCAGGCCATGGGGCCGCGCCGGTTGGCGCCGTCGGTGTGGGCAGCGGCCGGCGCCGCCTTCACCGGCGACGTCGAGGAGGATGGCCCGGGTCGCTGGCGGACAGAGCCCGGTATCGGTACCGCCTGGGAAATGCGGGTGATGGGACTGCCCGTCGTCTGCCAACTGACCGCCTTTCGTCATGTCGGCATCTTTGCCGAGCAAATCGCCCACTGGACCTGGATGGTCGAGCGCCTCAAGGCCCATCGCGGACCGGAAAAACCGAAGCTTCTCAACCTGTTCGGTTACACCGGCATTGCTTCACTGATCGCCGCCGAGGCCGGTGCCGAGGTGACGCACGTCGACGCCTCCAAGAAGTCCGTGGCCTGGGGGCGGGAAAACCAGGCGCTCGCCGGTCTTGACGCCGCCCCCATACGTTGGATCGTCGATGATGCCGTGAAGTTTGCCGAACGCGAGGTGCGTCGCGGCAAGCGCTATGACGGCATTCTGCTCGACCCGCCGCGCTTCGGCCGCGGTCCGGACGGCGAGGTCTGGTCGCTGGAAGCCGACCTGCCCCATCTTCTCGATCTGACGCGCCAGATCCTGGCGCCGGGACCCGCCTTCGCGGTGCTGACGGCCTACGCCATCCGCGCTTCTTTCCTGTCCATTCACGAGATCACCGCCGATCTTCTCGGACACCGTCCGGGCACGATCGCCTCGGGTGAACTTGCTGTCCGCGAGACCGGCGACGCGGAGCGGCCGGGCCGGCTGCTCGCCACCTCGATGTTTTCACGTTTTATCGGAGCCTGA
- a CDS encoding TrmH family RNA methyltransferase → MADRERAPGAVRQITSLTNPLVKDIRALAMKKAREETGRFIGEGLKLVTDALEENWPIAAIAYAPAVRDQPHVAKAAAAVRARGGDVLEMSEAVLAKITHRDNPQMVVGVFGQRLKPLAEVKPGEGEVWVALEQVRDPGNLGTIIRTVDSVGAKGVILVGETCDPFSFETVRATMGSLFHVPLVKTGRDAFLAWAKTTGVRLVGTHLKATHDYRNVESRAPTVLVMGNEQAGMTDDMTGACDVRVKIPMAGRADSLNLAVATGVMLYELRRGQLT, encoded by the coding sequence ATGGCCGACAGGGAAAGAGCGCCCGGCGCCGTCCGGCAGATCACCTCGCTCACCAACCCGCTGGTCAAGGACATCCGGGCCTTGGCCATGAAGAAGGCCCGCGAGGAAACGGGCCGCTTCATTGGGGAAGGTTTGAAGCTCGTCACCGATGCGTTGGAAGAGAACTGGCCGATCGCTGCCATCGCCTATGCGCCGGCGGTACGCGACCAGCCGCATGTCGCCAAAGCCGCGGCCGCCGTCAGGGCGCGCGGTGGCGATGTGCTCGAAATGTCGGAGGCTGTGCTTGCCAAGATCACCCATCGCGACAACCCGCAGATGGTGGTCGGCGTGTTCGGGCAGAGGCTGAAGCCGCTTGCCGAGGTCAAGCCGGGCGAGGGCGAGGTCTGGGTGGCGCTCGAACAGGTGCGCGACCCTGGCAATCTCGGAACCATCATCCGCACGGTGGATTCCGTGGGCGCCAAAGGCGTCATCCTGGTCGGCGAGACCTGCGACCCCTTCTCCTTCGAAACGGTGCGCGCCACCATGGGCTCGCTGTTCCATGTGCCACTGGTAAAAACCGGGCGCGACGCTTTCCTTGCCTGGGCCAAGACCACGGGGGTTCGTCTCGTCGGCACCCATCTGAAGGCGACGCACGACTATCGCAACGTCGAAAGCCGTGCGCCGACTGTGCTGGTGATGGGCAACGAGCAGGCGGGCATGACCGACGACATGACCGGGGCTTGCGACGTCCGCGTCAAGATCCCGATGGCCGGTCGCGCCGACAGCCTCAATCTGGCGGTGGCAACCGGCGTCATGCTCTACGAACTTAGGCGCGGTCAACTGACCTGA
- a CDS encoding GNAT family N-acetyltransferase, which produces MSDITIHPLGLNSATVDALAALIVETVAGGGSVSFMHPFAMDDARAFWRGSLTAADKGQRVVLGAFEGEMLVGTLTLLLDCPPNQPHRAEFAKMMTRPSHRGRGIATALIGAAEQVALAKGRQLIVLDTASDGGAGPLYERCGFRLAGEIPNYALKPHGGYTGTLYYYKELAQVS; this is translated from the coding sequence ATGTCGGACATCACCATCCATCCCCTCGGCCTGAATTCAGCGACCGTCGACGCGCTGGCGGCGCTGATCGTCGAGACGGTCGCAGGCGGCGGCTCGGTCAGCTTCATGCATCCGTTTGCCATGGACGACGCCCGGGCGTTCTGGCGCGGCTCGCTAACCGCCGCCGACAAGGGCCAACGCGTCGTGCTCGGCGCCTTCGAGGGCGAGATGCTTGTGGGCACGCTGACCTTGCTGCTCGACTGTCCGCCCAACCAGCCGCATCGGGCCGAGTTTGCCAAGATGATGACGCGCCCCAGCCATCGCGGCCGCGGCATCGCCACGGCCTTGATCGGAGCGGCCGAACAGGTGGCCCTTGCGAAGGGGCGTCAGCTGATCGTCCTGGATACCGCGAGCGACGGCGGTGCCGGCCCGCTCTACGAACGCTGCGGCTTCCGCCTCGCCGGCGAGATTCCCAATTACGCGCTGAAGCCGCACGGCGGCTATACCGGCACGCTCTATTACTACAAGGAGCTGGCTCAGGTCAGTTGA
- a CDS encoding helix-turn-helix domain-containing protein, whose translation MDTFEDETGARLAARIRLEREGRGWSLADLASRSGVGKATISKIERGDASPTAGVLVRLAAAFDLTLASLLVRAEAGADRLVRVADQAVWRDPDTGYLRRQVFLRPDHPLEIVEVTMPPGKSALLPAATYAFIRQVVWLIEGELIMTDADGRHVLAAGDCIGFGPPADVTISNESDAPARYVVALARS comes from the coding sequence ATGGATACTTTTGAAGACGAAACCGGTGCCAGACTTGCCGCTCGCATCCGCCTCGAACGGGAGGGACGCGGCTGGTCTCTGGCCGACCTTGCCTCGCGCTCAGGTGTCGGCAAGGCCACCATTTCCAAGATCGAACGCGGTGATGCCTCGCCGACGGCGGGCGTGCTGGTTCGCTTGGCCGCGGCCTTCGACCTGACGCTGGCAAGCCTTCTGGTCCGGGCCGAGGCCGGGGCCGACCGTCTCGTGCGGGTAGCCGATCAGGCGGTGTGGCGCGATCCGGACACCGGCTATCTCCGCCGACAAGTGTTTCTGCGCCCCGATCATCCTCTGGAGATCGTCGAGGTGACCATGCCGCCCGGTAAAAGCGCGCTGCTGCCGGCCGCTACCTACGCCTTCATCCGACAGGTGGTCTGGCTGATCGAGGGCGAGCTCATCATGACCGATGCGGACGGGCGGCACGTTCTGGCTGCCGGCGACTGTATCGGCTTCGGGCCGCCGGCTGATGTGACCATTTCGAACGAAAGCGACGCGCCGGCCCGCTACGTGGTGGCGCTTGCAAGGAGCTGA
- a CDS encoding MFS transporter, giving the protein MSSTTLAGSSGAVRTGNSRARVILASLVGTTIEFYDFYVYATAAVLVFPHLFFPAGNDTTALLSSFAIFGAAMVARPLGAVFFGHLGDKRGRKVTLVAALLTMGIATFLIGCLPTYASVGWFAPFLLVVMRLTQGFAIGGEWSGAALVATENAPKGKRAFYGTFPQLGAPIGFIIANGLFLIISAALPSDDPTRPSLAFLDWGWRIPFLFSAVMVIVGLWVRFSLVESAAFENTVKSGKLRKLPMADAVRHHWRELILGTFYMLATYVLFYLMTTFSLSYGRAATTAPIPGLGYDYRTFVMMMIVGVVFFGIFTMASGPWADRWGRRRTLLWVTAAIMLFGLIWVPILSLGGFGVMAFLIIGFTLMGMTFGPMGALLPELFPANIRYTGSGISYNVSSILGAAVAPFIAVALWTYGAGSPFWVGIYLTVMAGLTFISLVLGKETSGVDINA; this is encoded by the coding sequence ATGTCCAGTACCACTCTCGCCGGCTCGTCCGGCGCCGTCCGCACCGGAAATTCGCGCGCGCGCGTCATCCTCGCCAGTCTCGTCGGCACCACCATCGAGTTCTACGACTTCTACGTCTACGCCACGGCAGCCGTGCTGGTGTTCCCGCATCTGTTCTTCCCGGCCGGCAACGACACCACGGCGCTGCTCTCCTCCTTCGCCATCTTCGGCGCCGCCATGGTCGCCCGGCCGCTCGGCGCGGTGTTCTTCGGACACCTCGGCGACAAGCGCGGCCGCAAGGTGACGCTGGTCGCCGCCCTCTTGACCATGGGTATCGCCACCTTCCTGATCGGCTGCCTGCCCACCTACGCCTCGGTCGGCTGGTTCGCGCCCTTCCTGCTGGTGGTGATGCGCCTGACCCAGGGCTTTGCCATCGGCGGCGAGTGGAGCGGCGCGGCACTGGTCGCCACCGAGAACGCGCCGAAAGGTAAGCGGGCCTTCTACGGCACCTTCCCGCAGCTCGGTGCACCGATCGGCTTCATCATCGCTAACGGCCTGTTCCTGATCATCTCGGCGGCGCTGCCGTCCGACGATCCGACGCGGCCGTCGCTGGCCTTCCTTGACTGGGGCTGGCGCATTCCCTTCCTGTTCTCGGCGGTGATGGTGATCGTCGGGCTCTGGGTGCGCTTCAGCCTGGTGGAAAGTGCCGCTTTCGAGAACACGGTGAAGTCCGGCAAGTTGCGCAAACTGCCGATGGCCGATGCCGTGCGCCACCACTGGCGCGAGTTGATCCTCGGCACGTTCTACATGCTGGCGACCTACGTGCTGTTCTACCTGATGACCACGTTCTCGCTGAGCTATGGCCGCGCCGCCACCACGGCGCCGATCCCAGGCCTCGGTTATGACTATCGCACCTTCGTCATGATGATGATCGTCGGCGTGGTGTTCTTCGGCATCTTCACCATGGCGTCCGGCCCCTGGGCCGACCGCTGGGGCCGCCGACGGACGCTGCTCTGGGTCACCGCCGCCATCATGCTGTTCGGCCTTATCTGGGTACCGATCCTGTCGCTCGGCGGCTTCGGCGTCATGGCCTTCCTCATCATCGGCTTTACGCTGATGGGCATGACCTTCGGCCCGATGGGCGCCCTGTTGCCCGAGCTGTTCCCGGCCAACATCCGGTACACCGGCTCTGGCATCTCCTACAACGTGTCGTCGATCCTCGGCGCCGCCGTGGCGCCGTTCATTGCCGTGGCGCTCTGGACCTATGGTGCGGGCAGTCCGTTCTGGGTCGGCATCTACCTGACGGTGATGGCTGGCCTCACCTTCATCTCGCTGGTGCTCGGCAAGGAAACAAGCGGCGTCGACATCAACGCCTGA